One Brachyspira suanatina DNA segment encodes these proteins:
- a CDS encoding ABC transporter ATP-binding protein, which yields MNIKIINVSKVFPLGVNQCNACEDISLDINQGDFISFVGHTGSGKSTLLSIIGGILKPTSGTIYYDSFKLNGASEDVLASFRREYFSYIFQYPVIIPTISVIDNILMPLAFKHKITDEKINQTKENIELFALKDKTYSKASNLSGGEMKKVAILRALAYGCKCLIADEPTSDLDPATTKTLMEILTTINKQGTSIIMVTHAHNIAAYANNVYEMSNGKIVRCLK from the coding sequence ATGAATATAAAAATAATCAATGTATCAAAGGTTTTCCCTTTGGGAGTTAATCAGTGCAATGCTTGTGAGGATATTAGTTTAGATATCAATCAAGGTGATTTTATAAGTTTTGTAGGACATACAGGAAGCGGTAAAAGTACATTGCTTAGTATAATAGGCGGTATACTTAAACCTACAAGCGGAACTATATATTATGACTCTTTCAAATTGAATGGAGCTAGTGAAGATGTTCTTGCAAGTTTTAGAAGAGAATATTTTTCTTATATATTTCAGTATCCTGTAATTATACCTACAATAAGTGTTATAGATAATATATTAATGCCTTTAGCTTTTAAACATAAAATTACAGATGAAAAAATAAATCAGACTAAAGAGAATATAGAATTGTTTGCTCTTAAAGATAAAACATATTCTAAAGCATCTAATCTTTCGGGTGGGGAAATGAAAAAGGTTGCTATACTAAGAGCATTAGCTTATGGCTGTAAATGCTTAATAGCTGATGAGCCTACAAGCGATCTTGATCCTGCAACTACAAAAACTTTGATGGAAATACTAACAACAATCAATAAACAAGGAACTAGCATAATCATGGTTACACATGCTCATAACATAGCAGCTTATGCTAATAATGTTTATGAAATGTCTAATGGTAAAATAGTTCGCTGTTTGAAATGA
- the mfd gene encoding transcription-repair coupling factor — protein MHNSESIYTELIERFSKSEEFLNFDIKTAKSLTGLKGGSDSLFFASLFNNNEENILIIKENESDAMLLSQSLNFYNIPNYYFPDYDTVPFTKMSPVTDIAQDRINILYKLINKEKCIIITTVNAVTRKLPNRNDLKKLPIYLNVGDKLDLDNLRLTLYDLGYVIEREVAEKGTASVRGSIVDVFSVEYNNPIRIELFDEEIESIRLFNVEDGRSFKSVENIIIYPVREAIYSDSAVSEFLNNNNIEDELKDNITKRKYFAGSENLLPIFYNELETIFDYFDYGYIFIDDALKLKNKLITIIDTIKENFNDIDNMFTIIGDIYKLYIDNNYFSEIVKKSINISPFITDIDIYKFHFEEGVSFKSRLTDFLDYVKEYREKDYLIILSTGHHDQAFRFYKIMQDLSPTIITENEIENNNEEKDHQDKEITDNKEINNDNNLENSEINNEDNKEIILEDTNKKEEIKKDYSKNENNFYIITTQASSGFIKDDIKTIFIADWEVFGRKRKKVRKIPKVNKNLIETFVDLNVGDYAVHVNYGIGKYLGLTRKMSNGKEKDYITLEYAKGDKLYIPVEQMNFVQKYISGHGEAPKLTQLGGSAWDKIKSKAREDALATARELIKLYAIRSNIRGNVYGPDTQWQDDFEASFRYEETVDQLRAINDIKDDMESGKMMDRLVCGDVGFGKTEVAFRAVFKAIMAGKQCAILCPTTILSQQHYNNAKKRFEDFPIRIEVLNRFVTSKQAKKNKELLKEGSCDLIVGTHMLLSKDVEFKNLGLIVIDEEQRFGVKHKEALKKLRLETDVLTLSATPIPRTLNMALTGIRDISIIETPPLNRIPVKTFVTEFTEDAVVNAIERELKRDGQVFYLYNRIDTIESFALMIKKLCPKARICVAHGRMTGHQLEKIMGDFINHKYDILVSTTIIENGIDIPNANTILIDNANKLGLSELYQLRGRVGRSDREAYAYMFYPSDLALTEVAYKRLEAISEHTDLGAGFKIAMRDLEIRGAGNILGKEQSGMIYQVGYELYTQMLEEAANEYKGEIKEVTFDTVIDLKHNLFIPDSYIADSKEKISAYKLIMRSQSDEDIEYAKEFMIDKYGKLPKELEDIFDIAKVKIILKRMRILSVIEGHYNIYLKLDKLSKIDTDKLVKLINTKNSGVYFDKDNLNQLIIPVIHEKENDIEWKLEKIKNVILEIEGENYTADTNSKNDKNINDNQEEHSKMSIAEANIKNNKNNRKRTVSRRSPKLIKVNKK, from the coding sequence ATGCATAATAGTGAATCAATATATACTGAATTAATAGAAAGATTTTCAAAAAGTGAAGAATTTTTAAATTTTGATATAAAAACTGCCAAAAGTTTAACAGGACTTAAAGGCGGAAGCGATTCTTTATTTTTTGCATCTCTTTTTAATAATAATGAAGAAAATATTTTAATAATAAAAGAAAATGAAAGCGATGCTATGCTTTTAAGCCAATCTTTAAATTTTTATAATATACCTAATTATTATTTTCCAGATTATGATACTGTTCCTTTTACCAAAATGTCTCCAGTTACAGATATAGCACAGGATAGAATAAATATTTTATATAAATTAATAAATAAAGAAAAATGTATAATAATAACAACTGTAAATGCTGTAACTAGAAAATTACCTAATAGAAATGATTTGAAAAAACTGCCTATATATTTAAATGTAGGCGATAAATTAGATTTGGATAATTTAAGATTAACATTATATGATTTAGGATATGTCATAGAGAGAGAAGTTGCTGAAAAAGGCACTGCTTCTGTGAGGGGAAGTATAGTAGATGTATTTTCTGTAGAATATAATAATCCTATTAGAATAGAATTATTTGATGAGGAAATAGAAAGTATAAGACTATTCAATGTAGAAGATGGAAGATCTTTCAAAAGCGTAGAAAATATAATTATTTATCCTGTGAGAGAAGCTATTTACAGTGATTCGGCGGTAAGTGAATTTTTAAATAATAACAACATTGAAGATGAACTTAAAGACAATATAACAAAAAGAAAGTATTTCGCCGGAAGTGAAAATTTACTGCCTATTTTTTATAACGAACTAGAAACTATATTTGATTATTTTGATTATGGTTATATATTCATTGATGATGCTTTAAAATTAAAAAATAAGCTCATAACTATTATAGATACTATAAAAGAAAATTTTAATGATATAGATAATATGTTTACTATAATAGGAGATATTTATAAACTATATATTGATAATAATTATTTTTCTGAAATAGTAAAAAAATCAATAAATATATCGCCTTTCATAACGGATATAGATATATATAAATTTCATTTTGAAGAAGGTGTTTCTTTTAAATCGAGATTAACAGATTTTCTTGATTATGTTAAAGAATATAGAGAGAAAGATTATTTAATTATACTCTCTACAGGGCATCATGATCAAGCATTCAGATTCTATAAGATAATGCAGGATTTATCGCCTACTATCATAACTGAAAATGAAATAGAAAATAATAATGAAGAAAAAGATCATCAAGATAAAGAAATCACTGACAATAAAGAAATAAACAATGATAATAATTTAGAAAATTCTGAAATTAATAATGAAGACAATAAAGAAATAATTCTTGAAGATACTAATAAAAAAGAAGAAATAAAAAAAGATTATTCAAAAAATGAAAATAATTTTTATATAATAACTACTCAGGCATCATCAGGATTCATAAAAGATGATATAAAAACAATATTCATAGCGGACTGGGAAGTATTCGGAAGAAAAAGAAAAAAGGTAAGAAAGATACCTAAAGTTAATAAAAACTTAATAGAAACATTTGTAGATTTGAATGTTGGAGATTATGCTGTTCATGTTAATTATGGTATAGGAAAGTATTTGGGACTTACAAGAAAAATGTCCAATGGTAAAGAAAAAGATTATATCACATTGGAATATGCCAAAGGAGATAAACTTTATATACCTGTAGAGCAAATGAACTTCGTACAAAAATATATATCCGGACATGGAGAAGCCCCAAAATTAACACAATTAGGCGGAAGTGCTTGGGATAAAATAAAGAGCAAGGCAAGAGAAGATGCATTAGCTACTGCAAGGGAATTAATAAAACTTTATGCTATAAGATCCAATATCAGAGGAAATGTTTATGGACCTGATACTCAATGGCAGGACGATTTTGAAGCTTCATTTCGCTATGAGGAAACAGTTGATCAGTTGAGGGCTATAAATGATATAAAAGATGATATGGAAAGCGGCAAGATGATGGATAGGCTTGTATGCGGAGATGTTGGATTTGGAAAAACAGAAGTGGCATTCAGAGCGGTATTTAAAGCTATAATGGCAGGAAAACAATGTGCTATACTCTGCCCTACTACAATATTATCACAGCAGCATTATAATAACGCTAAAAAAAGATTTGAAGACTTCCCTATTAGAATAGAAGTTTTAAATAGATTCGTTACAAGCAAACAAGCTAAAAAGAATAAAGAATTATTAAAAGAAGGTTCATGCGATTTGATAGTCGGTACTCATATGCTTTTATCAAAAGACGTGGAGTTTAAAAATCTAGGGCTTATAGTTATAGATGAAGAGCAGAGATTCGGAGTTAAGCATAAAGAAGCATTAAAAAAATTAAGATTAGAAACAGATGTTCTTACACTTTCAGCTACTCCTATACCTAGAACTTTAAATATGGCTTTAACAGGAATAAGAGATATTAGCATAATAGAAACTCCTCCATTAAACAGAATACCTGTAAAAACTTTCGTTACAGAGTTCACAGAAGATGCTGTTGTAAATGCCATAGAAAGAGAATTAAAAAGAGACGGACAAGTATTCTATCTTTATAACAGAATAGATACTATAGAATCATTCGCACTTATGATAAAAAAACTTTGTCCTAAAGCAAGAATATGCGTTGCCCATGGAAGAATGACAGGACATCAGCTTGAAAAAATTATGGGCGATTTTATTAATCATAAATATGATATATTAGTATCAACTACAATAATAGAAAACGGAATAGATATACCTAATGCCAATACTATACTAATAGATAATGCAAATAAATTAGGATTATCCGAGCTTTATCAATTAAGAGGAAGAGTGGGAAGAAGCGACAGAGAGGCTTATGCTTATATGTTCTATCCTAGCGATTTAGCATTAACAGAAGTTGCATATAAAAGACTTGAAGCTATATCCGAGCATACTGATTTGGGTGCAGGTTTTAAAATAGCTATGCGTGATTTGGAAATTAGAGGTGCAGGAAATATTTTAGGTAAAGAGCAATCCGGTATGATATATCAGGTTGGTTATGAATTATATACTCAAATGCTTGAAGAAGCTGCTAATGAATATAAAGGCGAAATAAAAGAAGTAACATTCGATACTGTTATAGATTTAAAGCATAATTTATTTATTCCTGATTCTTATATAGCCGATTCAAAAGAAAAAATATCCGCTTATAAATTAATAATGCGTTCTCAAAGCGATGAAGATATTGAATATGCTAAAGAGTTTATGATAGATAAATATGGAAAACTTCCAAAAGAATTGGAAGATATTTTCGATATAGCAAAAGTAAAAATCATATTAAAAAGAATGAGAATATTATCCGTTATAGAAGGGCATTACAATATATATCTTAAACTTGATAAACTTTCAAAAATAGATACTGATAAACTTGTAAAATTAATCAATACAAAAAATTCAGGAGTTTATTTCGATAAAGATAATCTTAATCAATTAATAATACCGGTTATACATGAAAAAGAAAATGATATAGAATGGAAATTAGAAAAAATAAAAAATGTCATCCTAGAAATAGAAGGCGAAAATTACACAGCAGATACTAATTCAAAAAATGATAAGAATATAAATGATAATCAAGAAGAGCATTCTAAAATGAGCATAGCAGAAGCTAATATAAAAAATAACAAAAACAATAGAAAAAGGACCGTATCAAGAAGATCTCCTAAATTAATAAAAGTAAATAAAAAATAA
- a CDS encoding DeoR/GlpR family DNA-binding transcription regulator, giving the protein MLKVSRYELIFEVIKEKKNIKIEELIERLNVSEATIRRDLTFLEKAGKIRRVHGGAILVDTQEESLIYKKEIYSDEKEKIGKFAASLVESGNTIYLDAGTSVFAMIKYLAGIENIKVVTNGLSHIEELYNKKIETYLIGGKMKMLTGALVGASAVLSIKNFNFDLAFMGANGIDIDGYSTPDSEEALIKSEAASKANKTYFLCDESKLKKKSLINFYNLEDSYLITNAKNIEDNIKNKLKDLYIVN; this is encoded by the coding sequence GTGCTGAAAGTAAGCAGATACGAATTGATTTTTGAAGTTATAAAAGAGAAAAAGAACATCAAAATTGAAGAATTGATTGAAAGGCTTAACGTTTCAGAGGCAACAATTAGAAGAGATTTAACTTTTCTTGAAAAAGCAGGAAAGATAAGAAGAGTTCATGGCGGTGCTATATTAGTTGATACTCAGGAAGAAAGTTTAATATACAAAAAAGAAATATACTCAGATGAAAAAGAAAAAATAGGAAAATTTGCTGCTTCATTAGTTGAAAGCGGTAATACAATATATTTAGATGCAGGCACTAGTGTTTTTGCTATGATTAAATATTTAGCCGGCATAGAAAACATAAAAGTAGTAACTAATGGATTAAGTCATATAGAAGAGCTTTATAACAAAAAAATAGAAACATACTTGATAGGCGGAAAAATGAAAATGCTTACAGGAGCCTTAGTTGGAGCTAGTGCCGTTTTATCAATAAAGAATTTTAATTTTGATTTAGCATTTATGGGAGCAAATGGAATAGATATTGACGGCTACTCTACTCCTGACAGCGAAGAAGCTTTAATCAAAAGTGAAGCTGCTTCAAAAGCAAATAAAACTTATTTTCTATGCGATGAATCAAAATTAAAAAAGAAAAGTTTAATTAATTTTTATAACTTGGAAGATTCTTATTTGATAACAAATGCAAAAAATATAGAAGATAATATAAAAAACAAATTAAAAGATTTATACATTGTCAATTAA
- the pfkB gene encoding 1-phosphofructokinase: protein MIYTLTLNPAVDYYIDMNNFEEGDLNKVNNAYTLAGGKGINVSKVLKNFNIDSIALGFCGGFTGDYIKKHLKGYGIKENFIYLEEDTRINIKLKTNKTESEIAGKSPNISKEKVNELLNYIKNNIKENDILVLSGSVPNSIDSSIYKDIISNANKNIKVILDARDEAFKFGLKEKVFLTKPNKKELSEYFNKNIESADDIIKYARELIKEGSENVIVSLGKDGSVLVTKDEAYIGNAPDGKLISSVGAGDSMVAGIVYGISNNLNIVDSYKYAIASGSSTACSEGLTTFENMNKFLEKVEIKKIN, encoded by the coding sequence ATGATATATACTTTAACATTAAATCCGGCTGTAGACTATTATATAGACATGAATAACTTTGAAGAGGGAGATCTAAACAAAGTTAATAATGCCTATACATTAGCCGGAGGAAAAGGAATTAATGTTTCCAAAGTTTTAAAAAATTTCAATATTGATTCTATTGCTTTAGGATTCTGCGGAGGCTTTACAGGAGATTATATAAAAAAGCATCTTAAAGGATACGGCATAAAAGAAAATTTTATTTATTTAGAGGAAGATACAAGAATCAATATAAAATTAAAAACAAATAAAACAGAAAGCGAAATAGCAGGAAAATCTCCTAACATTTCAAAAGAAAAAGTTAATGAACTATTAAACTATATAAAAAACAATATAAAAGAAAATGATATATTAGTTTTATCCGGAAGTGTTCCTAATTCTATTGACAGTTCTATATACAAAGACATCATATCAAATGCAAATAAAAATATAAAAGTAATATTAGATGCCAGAGATGAAGCATTCAAATTCGGATTGAAAGAAAAAGTATTTCTCACAAAACCTAATAAAAAAGAATTAAGCGAATACTTTAATAAAAATATAGAATCAGCAGATGACATCATAAAATATGCTAGAGAACTAATAAAAGAAGGAAGCGAAAATGTAATAGTTTCTTTAGGAAAAGATGGTTCTGTACTTGTAACAAAAGATGAGGCATATATAGGAAATGCTCCTGATGGCAAATTAATAAGTTCTGTAGGTGCTGGAGATTCTATGGTTGCTGGAATAGTTTACGGCATAAGTAATAATTTAAATATAGTTGATTCTTATAAATATGCTATAGCAAGCGGAAGTTCTACAGCATGTTCTGAAGGCTTAACTACATTTGAAAATATGAATAAGTTTCTAGAAAAAGTAGAAATAAAAAAAATTAATTAA
- a CDS encoding PTS fructose transporter subunit IIABC, with protein sequence MLKDVITLDCINIDLKGTTKSEIIDEMVDILYNNGKLNDREEYKQEILKREAQSSTGMEEGIAIPHGKTKAVKIPTVAIGISKKGVDYESLDGEPSHLFFMIAAPENSNDSHIELLSKITTLLLEDDIREALLNAKSKEEVLDILIKNAEKDNENSSLNQENNNSSDSYQVLAVTACPTGIAHTYMAADALLKKGKELGITIKVETNGSSGVKNELTKDEIKNAKGIIVAADKNVAMERFAGKNVDIVGVKEAIKNPEQLIKNAMNQTAPIYHSSEDNTQTSNKFAKKPKTGVYKHLMSGVSNMLPFVVGGGILIAFSFMFGINASNPNDPSYNYFAKLLNDIGGGNAFFLMVPVMAAFIGMSIADRPGFAPAMVGGLISLNSGGGFLGGLIGGFLGGYITLLLKKVFNKLPESLDGIKPVLLYPLFGIFITGAVMYLFIVNPIAAINTGISNFLKNLGTGNLILLGALLGAMMSTDMGGPINKAAFTFGIAMIASGQYAPHAAVMAGGMVPPLGIALATTIFRNKFSADERDAGKTCYVMGLSFITEGAIPFAASDPIRVIPSCMIGAAISGALTMAFHIELRAPHGGIFVLPIVNNPIMYLLAIVVGSVITAIILGFIKKPAEN encoded by the coding sequence ATGCTAAAAGATGTTATAACTTTAGATTGTATTAACATAGATCTAAAGGGAACAACTAAATCAGAAATTATAGATGAAATGGTAGATATTCTCTATAATAACGGTAAATTAAATGACAGAGAAGAGTATAAACAAGAAATACTAAAAAGAGAAGCACAAAGCTCAACAGGTATGGAAGAGGGAATAGCAATACCTCATGGTAAAACTAAAGCCGTAAAAATTCCTACTGTTGCAATAGGTATTTCAAAAAAAGGCGTTGATTATGAATCATTAGACGGAGAACCTTCTCATTTATTTTTTATGATAGCAGCTCCTGAAAACTCAAATGATTCTCATATAGAATTATTATCAAAAATCACTACCCTTCTTCTTGAAGATGATATAAGAGAAGCACTTTTAAATGCAAAAAGCAAAGAAGAAGTTTTAGATATATTAATAAAAAATGCTGAAAAAGATAATGAAAACTCATCATTAAATCAGGAAAATAATAATAGCAGCGATTCATATCAAGTATTAGCCGTAACAGCCTGCCCTACTGGAATAGCACATACTTATATGGCTGCTGATGCTTTGCTTAAAAAAGGTAAAGAACTTGGTATTACTATCAAAGTAGAAACTAATGGTTCAAGCGGTGTAAAAAATGAACTTACAAAAGATGAAATAAAAAATGCCAAAGGTATAATAGTAGCTGCTGATAAAAATGTTGCTATGGAAAGATTTGCAGGAAAGAATGTTGATATAGTTGGAGTAAAAGAGGCAATAAAAAATCCTGAACAATTAATAAAAAATGCTATGAATCAAACAGCTCCTATATATCATAGCAGCGAAGATAATACTCAAACTTCAAATAAATTTGCTAAGAAGCCAAAAACAGGCGTATATAAACATTTGATGTCAGGCGTATCAAATATGCTTCCATTCGTTGTAGGCGGAGGTATATTAATAGCATTTTCATTTATGTTCGGTATTAATGCCAGCAATCCGAATGATCCTTCATACAATTATTTTGCTAAACTTTTAAATGATATAGGAGGAGGAAATGCATTCTTCCTAATGGTTCCTGTAATGGCAGCATTCATTGGTATGAGTATAGCTGACAGACCGGGATTTGCTCCTGCTATGGTTGGAGGATTAATATCATTAAACAGCGGCGGAGGATTTTTAGGCGGTTTGATAGGAGGATTTTTAGGCGGATACATCACTCTTTTATTAAAAAAAGTATTTAATAAATTGCCTGAAAGTTTGGACGGAATTAAACCTGTTTTATTATATCCTTTATTTGGTATATTTATTACAGGTGCTGTAATGTATTTATTCATTGTTAATCCAATAGCTGCAATCAATACAGGAATTTCAAATTTCTTGAAAAACTTAGGAACAGGAAACTTAATATTATTAGGTGCTTTACTCGGTGCTATGATGTCCACTGATATGGGAGGCCCTATAAATAAAGCTGCTTTCACTTTCGGTATAGCTATGATAGCTTCAGGACAGTACGCTCCTCATGCCGCAGTTATGGCTGGCGGAATGGTACCTCCTTTGGGAATAGCTTTGGCTACTACAATATTCAGAAATAAATTCTCTGCTGATGAAAGAGATGCAGGAAAAACATGCTATGTTATGGGACTTTCATTCATTACTGAAGGTGCTATACCATTTGCCGCATCAGATCCTATAAGAGTAATTCCTTCCTGTATGATAGGTGCTGCAATTTCAGGTGCTTTGACTATGGCTTTTCATATAGAACTTAGAGCCCCTCATGGCGGAATATTCGTTTTGCCTATAGTTAATAATCCTATAATGTATTTACTTGCCATAGTAGTTGGTTCTGTAATAACTGCTATTATACTTGGATTTATTAAGAAACCTGCGGAAAATTAA
- a CDS encoding peptide ABC transporter substrate-binding protein: protein MKKIFILFIIFISFIISCSNKNKADDGISIFINTGPEPNTIDPSINVTSDAVFYLMHTFEGLIEKDSEGKLIPGVAESWEISKDGLTYTFKLRTNSKWTDGNPVVAGDFVYSWQRVVDPATGSQYGYQHEPVKNAKAITAGTMPKESLGIKAIDDYTLEVQLEAPTAYFLELLSFPTFYPLRKDIIEQYGDEWTLNANTYIGNGAFKLIERNRDESLVMVKNTNYWNVEDIVPDKITFVLMENETASVAGVKAGSLHFARSFPRQDIKTLQDEGLIVIEPRISSYYYCLNLTNDILKDVRVRRALSLAIDRNYIVEQITRGGEKPAGALVPFGISDYEGDFRKNGGEYIDITKDGYTKNVEEAKKLMAEAGYPNGEGFPVMEFKTDPGLHVKIFEAVQQMWKENLGIDVTLTQEEWAVFLQTRYDRNITMARGAWNGDFDDPINFMTLCLSYSPNNYSVYSNKAYDDIINQVMLSGDQKFRMQTMHKAEEMLMREEAIIPIYYYTEPLLVSPKLKGVYYDPLGFHRFHHCYLE from the coding sequence ATGAAAAAAATATTTATTTTATTTATAATTTTTATATCATTTATTATATCATGTTCTAATAAAAATAAAGCAGACGATGGTATATCTATATTTATTAATACAGGACCGGAACCAAATACTATAGACCCCAGTATAAATGTAACTTCAGATGCAGTATTTTATTTGATGCATACATTTGAAGGATTGATAGAAAAAGATTCTGAAGGAAAATTGATTCCGGGTGTGGCTGAAAGCTGGGAGATAAGCAAGGACGGACTTACTTATACATTCAAACTTAGAACAAATTCAAAATGGACAGATGGTAACCCTGTTGTTGCCGGTGATTTTGTATATTCTTGGCAAAGGGTTGTTGATCCTGCTACAGGAAGTCAATATGGATATCAGCATGAACCTGTAAAAAATGCTAAAGCTATAACAGCAGGTACTATGCCTAAAGAAAGTTTAGGTATAAAAGCAATAGATGATTATACTTTAGAAGTTCAGCTTGAAGCTCCTACAGCATATTTTTTAGAGCTTTTAAGTTTTCCTACATTTTATCCTCTTAGAAAAGATATTATAGAACAGTATGGAGATGAATGGACTTTAAATGCTAATACTTATATAGGAAACGGAGCTTTTAAACTTATAGAAAGAAACAGAGATGAAAGCCTTGTAATGGTAAAAAATACTAATTATTGGAATGTAGAAGATATAGTTCCTGATAAGATTACATTTGTTCTTATGGAAAATGAAACTGCTTCTGTTGCAGGAGTTAAAGCAGGTTCTTTGCATTTTGCAAGATCTTTCCCAAGACAAGATATAAAGACACTTCAAGATGAAGGACTTATAGTGATAGAACCTAGAATATCTTCATATTATTATTGTTTAAATTTAACAAATGATATATTAAAAGATGTAAGAGTAAGAAGAGCATTATCTCTTGCCATTGATAGAAATTATATAGTAGAGCAAATTACTAGAGGAGGCGAGAAACCTGCAGGTGCTTTAGTTCCTTTTGGAATATCTGACTATGAAGGAGATTTCAGAAAAAACGGCGGGGAATATATAGATATAACTAAAGACGGATATACTAAAAATGTTGAGGAAGCTAAAAAGTTGATGGCTGAGGCAGGATATCCTAATGGAGAAGGCTTTCCTGTTATGGAGTTTAAAACAGATCCGGGACTGCATGTAAAAATATTTGAAGCAGTTCAGCAGATGTGGAAAGAAAATCTTGGTATTGATGTAACTTTGACTCAGGAAGAATGGGCCGTATTTTTGCAGACTAGATATGATAGAAATATCACTATGGCAAGAGGGGCATGGAATGGAGATTTTGATGATCCTATAAACTTTATGACTTTATGTTTAAGTTATTCTCCTAATAATTATAGTGTTTATAGTAATAAGGCTTATGATGATATAATAAATCAAGTTATGCTTTCAGGAGATCAAAAATTCAGAATGCAGACTATGCATAAGGCAGAGGAAATGCTAATGAGAGAAGAAGCTATAATACCTATATATTATTATACAGAACCTTTGCTTGTATCTCCTAAATTAAAAGGCGTTTATTATGATCCTCTAGGATTTCATAGATTCCATCATTGTTATTTAGAATAG
- a CDS encoding peptide ABC transporter substrate-binding protein has product MLKKYYIFIIILIPVIISCTKIEESINHTPPQGKYFSLLINIGQEPYTMDPSKNVTGDSLIYLNHIFEGLVSKDKDGKIIPAAAKSWSISADGLVYTFNLRQDAYWSDGNPVLAKDFVYSFRRLFDPKTKSKFAYQYNVINNSKNILNGEIETKYLGVEAIDDYTLEIVLDMPLTYFLEILSYPTFYPLREDIINMYEDNWTEKAETFIGNGPFKVVERKIGEVIIMEKNEFYWNNREVIPSRLEFILKNDPIYSLNSVKNGVLHFSRNFPIEHIVSLQRAGYIHNVPRISTYFYFLNTTNKTLSDINVRKALSLAIDRNYIVENVIKNGEKPAAAFVPYGIPGFFGDFRENGGDYIDISKKNYENNIREARRLMILAGYPNGSGFPVMTLKTTYGAHRKIFEAIQKMWKDN; this is encoded by the coding sequence ATGTTAAAAAAATATTATATTTTCATAATTATTTTGATACCTGTAATTATATCTTGTACAAAAATAGAAGAAAGTATTAATCACACTCCGCCTCAAGGAAAGTATTTTTCATTACTTATAAATATAGGTCAGGAACCATACACTATGGATCCTAGTAAAAATGTAACAGGAGATAGTTTAATATATTTAAATCATATATTTGAAGGTTTGGTAAGTAAAGATAAAGATGGTAAAATAATACCTGCTGCTGCTAAAAGTTGGAGTATAAGTGCTGACGGACTTGTATATACATTTAATCTTAGACAAGATGCTTACTGGTCTGATGGTAATCCTGTTTTAGCTAAAGATTTTGTTTACTCTTTTAGAAGGTTATTTGATCCTAAGACTAAAAGTAAATTCGCATATCAATATAATGTTATAAACAATTCTAAAAATATTCTTAATGGTGAAATAGAAACAAAATATTTAGGTGTAGAAGCTATAGATGATTATACATTAGAAATAGTTCTGGATATGCCATTAACTTATTTTCTTGAAATTTTATCTTATCCTACATTTTATCCTTTGAGAGAGGATATAATAAATATGTATGAGGATAATTGGACAGAAAAAGCAGAAACTTTCATAGGAAACGGACCATTTAAAGTTGTAGAGAGAAAAATAGGTGAAGTTATTATTATGGAAAAAAATGAATTCTATTGGAATAATAGAGAAGTTATACCAAGCAGATTAGAATTTATATTGAAAAATGATCCTATATATTCTTTAAATTCAGTTAAAAACGGAGTACTTCATTTTTCAAGGAATTTTCCAATAGAACATATAGTATCATTACAAAGGGCAGGATATATACATAATGTACCTAGAATATCAACATATTTTTATTTTTTAAATACAACAAATAAAACATTATCTGATATAAATGTAAGAAAAGCCTTATCTCTTGCAATTGATAGAAATTATATAGTTGAAAATGTTATCAAAAATGGAGAAAAACCAGCAGCTGCTTTTGTACCTTATGGAATACCAGGATTCTTTGGAGATTTCAGAGAAAATGGAGGAGATTATATAGACATAAGTAAAAAAAATTATGAAAATAATATTAGAGAAGCAAGAAGACTTATGATTCTTGCAGGCTATCCTAATGGAAGCGGTTTTCCTGTTATGACTTTAAAAACTACATATGGAGCACATAGAAAAATATTTGAAGCTATACAAAAAATGTGGAAAGATAATTAG